Proteins encoded by one window of Methylosinus sp. PW1:
- a CDS encoding co-chaperone YbbN, with protein sequence MAAELTAQDDARTTETTTESFRADVLEASLRQPVLVDFWAPWCEPCKQLAPALERAVKAAGGRVKLVKMNIDQHPEVAGQLGVKSIPAVVAFQRGRPADGFVGALPEKQLRGFIERLAGPLEDEGTDDFLTAEALIGEGQLEAAEAILLQLVAHQPPYTKAAAELARLYVEQERLADAQALLDGLPAPIRADSLVAAAAASLENALAASDLGEIDELHKRVAFDPDDLQARFDLALALNAKGKRDEAATALLDIIRKDRSWSDDGARKQLIQFFDAWGPLDKATIGARRRLSSLLFS encoded by the coding sequence ATGGCGGCGGAACTGACGGCGCAAGACGACGCCCGAACGACCGAGACGACGACGGAGAGCTTCCGCGCCGACGTCCTCGAGGCGTCGCTGCGCCAGCCCGTGCTCGTCGATTTCTGGGCGCCCTGGTGCGAGCCCTGCAAGCAGCTGGCCCCCGCCCTCGAGCGCGCCGTAAAGGCCGCCGGCGGGCGCGTGAAGCTCGTCAAGATGAACATCGACCAGCATCCCGAGGTCGCCGGACAGCTCGGCGTCAAATCCATTCCGGCGGTCGTCGCCTTTCAGCGCGGCCGCCCGGCCGACGGCTTCGTCGGCGCGCTGCCGGAGAAGCAGCTGCGCGGCTTCATCGAGCGCCTCGCCGGCCCGCTCGAGGACGAGGGAACCGACGACTTCCTCACCGCCGAGGCGCTGATCGGCGAGGGCCAGCTCGAGGCCGCCGAGGCGATCTTGCTGCAGCTCGTCGCGCACCAGCCCCCTTACACGAAAGCGGCGGCCGAGCTCGCCCGCCTCTATGTCGAGCAGGAGCGCCTCGCCGACGCGCAAGCGCTGCTCGACGGCCTGCCCGCCCCGATCCGCGCCGACTCTCTGGTGGCCGCTGCGGCGGCGTCGCTGGAGAATGCGCTCGCCGCTTCCGATCTCGGCGAGATCGACGAGCTGCACAAGCGCGTCGCCTTCGATCCCGACGATCTGCAGGCGCGCTTCGATCTCGCCCTCGCGCTCAACGCCAAAGGCAAGCGCGACGAGGCCGCCACCGCGCTCCTTGACATCATCCGAAAGGACCGTAGTTGGAGCGACGACGGGGCGAGGAAGCAGCT
- a CDS encoding 2Fe-2S iron-sulfur cluster-binding protein translates to MPDVTFSTPLLHKNVTVYAVAGDTHTILAVAEANKIPIPHDCKDGECGSCLIEVTPLDDKTMGATLTEKEKAQLKSMGKITAEEISRAVVDDIPPKYRLACQYVVRDQDILVKFTGEPGGA, encoded by the coding sequence ATGCCCGATGTCACCTTCTCCACCCCTCTTCTCCATAAAAATGTGACGGTCTATGCGGTCGCCGGCGACACGCACACGATACTCGCCGTCGCCGAGGCGAATAAGATTCCGATCCCGCATGATTGCAAGGACGGCGAATGCGGCTCCTGCCTCATCGAGGTGACGCCGCTCGACGATAAGACCATGGGCGCGACGCTCACCGAGAAGGAGAAAGCGCAGCTGAAATCTATGGGCAAGATCACAGCGGAGGAGATTTCCCGAGCGGTTGTCGACGACATTCCGCCCAAATATCGGCTCGCCTGCCAATATGTGGTGCGCGACCAGGACATATTGGTGAAATTCACCGGAGAGCCCGGCGGCGCCTGA
- a CDS encoding glutathionylspermidine synthase family protein → MRRELSPPRPDFAEEARKIGFQYAQADGEPYWDESARYVFSLREIEDDLEKATADLSALSEDVVARIVKDEQALERLRIPDHAWGLIAESFARRDPSLYGRFDFSYSGEGPPKLLEFNADTPTSLFESSVVQWFWLEQMIARGHLPTGADQFNSLHDRLIARWREIADGGPVHFACMTQSVEDRGNVAYLADCATQAGSWTARIDMRDIGLAGERFVDRLGRRVERMFKLYPWEWMFADAFGKSAAMGATRFVEPPWKAIASSKGFLAYLWEAAPGHPNLLPCFFEDDARTAFLTRYARKPLYSREGANVALYDGETLLARTDGDYGGEGFVRQQLCVLPSFGGRYPVLGCWLVGGEPAGMGVREDASLVTTDRSRFLPHAIID, encoded by the coding sequence GTGAGACGCGAGCTTTCGCCGCCGCGGCCGGACTTCGCCGAGGAGGCGCGCAAAATCGGCTTTCAATATGCGCAGGCCGATGGCGAGCCCTATTGGGACGAGAGCGCGCGCTATGTTTTCTCCTTGCGCGAGATCGAGGACGATCTCGAGAAAGCGACCGCCGATCTTTCCGCGCTCAGCGAGGATGTCGTCGCGCGCATCGTGAAAGACGAGCAGGCGCTCGAGCGTCTGCGCATTCCGGATCACGCATGGGGGCTCATCGCAGAGAGCTTCGCGCGGCGCGATCCTTCGCTCTATGGGCGTTTCGACTTTTCCTATTCCGGCGAAGGGCCGCCGAAGCTGCTCGAATTTAACGCCGACACGCCGACGAGCCTGTTCGAATCCTCCGTCGTGCAATGGTTCTGGCTCGAGCAGATGATCGCGCGCGGCCATTTGCCGACAGGCGCGGATCAGTTCAATTCGCTGCATGATCGCCTGATCGCGCGCTGGCGCGAGATCGCCGACGGCGGCCCTGTGCATTTCGCCTGCATGACGCAGAGCGTCGAGGATCGCGGCAATGTCGCCTATCTCGCCGATTGCGCGACGCAGGCCGGCTCCTGGACCGCGCGCATCGACATGCGCGACATCGGCCTCGCAGGCGAGAGATTCGTCGATCGCCTGGGACGGCGCGTGGAGCGAATGTTCAAGCTCTATCCCTGGGAATGGATGTTCGCCGACGCTTTCGGCAAATCGGCGGCGATGGGCGCGACGCGTTTCGTCGAGCCGCCATGGAAGGCGATCGCGTCGAGCAAGGGATTTCTCGCCTATTTGTGGGAGGCGGCGCCGGGCCATCCCAATCTTCTGCCCTGCTTCTTCGAGGATGACGCGCGCACCGCGTTTTTGACGCGATATGCGCGCAAGCCGCTCTACTCGCGCGAGGGCGCCAATGTCGCGCTCTACGACGGCGAGACTCTGCTCGCGCGCACGGATGGCGACTATGGCGGCGAAGGCTTCGTGCGTCAGCAATTATGCGTGTTGCCGAGCTTCGGCGGACGTTATCCCGTGCTCGGCTGCTGGCTCGTCGGCGGCGAGCCGGCCGGCATGGGCGTGCGCGAGGATGCGTCATTGGTGACGACGGATCGCTCGCGCTTTTTGCCGCATGCGATCATCGATTGA
- the trmB gene encoding tRNA (guanosine(46)-N7)-methyltransferase TrmB, with protein MERDGDLEAIDGGAAHVARRLYGRSKGKALRAGQTRLLQELLPRLTLDLSQPCPSAAGLFPTAVTDVRLEIGFGGGEHLIAAAAARPDVGFIGCEPFVNGMAKLLARIDAQGLANIRLHQGDAAEVIGWLPKASLGRTYLFYPDPWPKRRHRKRRFVSKETLEALAHVLRPGGELRFATDIDDYAGWTLARVRESVDFAWRAAASADWLTPWRGWTQTKYEAKAMAAGRKPVYLTFERRRDGACDA; from the coding sequence ATGGAACGAGACGGCGACCTGGAAGCGATCGACGGCGGCGCGGCCCATGTGGCGCGCCGCCTCTACGGCCGCAGCAAGGGCAAGGCCTTGCGCGCCGGCCAGACGCGGCTGCTGCAGGAGCTGCTGCCGCGGCTGACGCTCGATCTCTCGCAACCCTGCCCGTCCGCCGCCGGCCTGTTTCCGACCGCGGTGACGGACGTGCGTCTCGAGATCGGCTTCGGCGGCGGCGAGCATCTGATCGCCGCCGCGGCCGCCCGGCCCGATGTCGGCTTCATCGGCTGCGAGCCCTTCGTCAACGGAATGGCCAAGCTGCTCGCGCGGATCGACGCGCAGGGCCTCGCCAATATCCGCCTCCACCAGGGCGATGCGGCGGAGGTGATCGGCTGGCTGCCGAAGGCGAGCCTCGGCCGAACCTACCTCTTCTATCCCGACCCCTGGCCCAAGCGCCGACATCGCAAGCGCCGCTTCGTCTCGAAGGAGACATTAGAGGCGCTCGCCCATGTGCTACGACCCGGCGGGGAATTGCGTTTCGCCACAGATATCGACGATTATGCCGGCTGGACGCTGGCGCGCGTCCGAGAGTCTGTGGATTTTGCATGGCGCGCAGCGGCCTCTGCGGACTGGCTCACGCCCTGGCGGGGCTGGACGCAGACGAAATACGAGGCGAAAGCGATGGCGGCCGGACGCAAACCGGTCTATCTGACTTTCGAGCGGCGTCGCGACGGAGCTTGCGACGCCTAG
- a CDS encoding helix-turn-helix domain-containing protein, with protein MKKAPDPIDRHVGSRVRMQRILMKMSQEKLGEALGLTFQQVQKYEKGTNRIGASRLQQISKTLNVPPSFFFEGAPNAQPAGDGFAEESSSQYVVDFLSTAEGLHLNRAFARIKDPKVRKRVIDLISTLAEQDEGAREPDVGDTADK; from the coding sequence GTGAAAAAAGCGCCCGATCCGATCGACAGGCATGTCGGAAGTCGCGTGCGCATGCAACGCATCCTTATGAAGATGAGTCAGGAGAAGCTCGGCGAGGCGCTCGGCCTCACATTCCAGCAAGTGCAGAAATACGAAAAAGGCACGAACCGCATCGGCGCAAGCCGGCTGCAGCAGATCTCCAAGACGCTGAACGTGCCGCCCTCCTTCTTCTTCGAGGGCGCTCCCAACGCCCAGCCCGCCGGCGACGGCTTCGCGGAAGAGTCCTCGTCGCAATATGTCGTCGATTTCCTCTCGACGGCTGAAGGCCTGCATCTCAATCGCGCCTTCGCCCGCATCAAGGACCCCAAGGTGCGCAAACGCGTCATCGACCTCATCTCGACGCTGGCCGAGCAGGACGAAGGCGCGCGGGAGCCGGATGTAGGCGATACGGCCGACAAATAG
- the metK gene encoding methionine adenosyltransferase, whose protein sequence is MTRQNYLFTSESVSEGHPDKVCDRISDEIVDLFFREGAKFGVDPYQIRVAAETLATTNRVVIAGEVRGPAISKEQIVDVARKAIKSIGYEQAGFHWQNADVEVLLHAQSADIAQGVDAAGNKDEGAGDQGIMFGYAVRETPDLLPAPIYYAHKILEKLAHARHTGKEKGLGPDAKSQVTLRYENGKPVEATQIVLSHQHTDENLTPQDVRAIVEPYILEALPAGFVTKETVWHVNPTGKFHIGGPDGDAGLTGRKIIVDTYGGAAPHGGGAFSGKDPTKVDRSAAYAARYLAKNIVAAGLADRATLQLSYAIGVAEPLSIYVDLHGTGQVPEDKLEAILPQIIRLSPRGIREHLQLNKPIYARTSAYGHFGRTPDEEGGFSWERTDLVDALKAQFS, encoded by the coding sequence GTGACGCGACAGAACTATCTTTTCACCAGCGAGTCGGTTTCGGAAGGCCATCCCGATAAGGTGTGCGACCGCATTTCCGACGAGATCGTCGATCTGTTTTTTCGCGAGGGCGCCAAATTCGGCGTCGACCCCTATCAGATCCGCGTCGCCGCGGAGACTCTCGCCACCACCAATCGCGTCGTGATCGCCGGCGAGGTGCGCGGCCCCGCCATTTCCAAGGAGCAGATCGTCGACGTCGCCCGCAAGGCGATCAAGTCCATCGGCTATGAGCAGGCCGGCTTCCATTGGCAGAACGCCGATGTCGAGGTGCTGCTGCACGCCCAGTCGGCCGATATCGCGCAAGGCGTCGACGCCGCCGGCAATAAGGACGAGGGCGCGGGCGATCAAGGCATCATGTTCGGCTACGCCGTGCGCGAGACGCCCGACCTGCTGCCCGCTCCCATCTATTACGCCCACAAGATTCTCGAGAAGCTCGCCCATGCCCGCCATACCGGCAAGGAGAAGGGCCTCGGCCCGGACGCCAAGAGCCAGGTCACGCTGCGCTATGAGAACGGCAAGCCGGTCGAGGCCACGCAGATCGTGCTCTCGCATCAGCACACCGACGAGAATCTGACGCCGCAGGACGTTCGCGCCATCGTCGAGCCCTATATCCTCGAGGCGCTGCCCGCGGGCTTCGTCACCAAGGAGACGGTTTGGCACGTCAATCCGACCGGCAAGTTCCACATCGGCGGCCCGGATGGCGACGCTGGCCTCACTGGCCGCAAGATCATCGTGGACACCTATGGCGGAGCGGCTCCCCATGGCGGCGGCGCCTTCTCCGGCAAGGACCCGACCAAGGTGGACCGCTCGGCCGCCTACGCCGCCCGCTATCTGGCCAAGAACATCGTGGCCGCCGGCCTCGCCGATCGCGCGACGCTGCAGCTCTCCTACGCCATCGGCGTGGCCGAGCCGCTGTCGATCTATGTCGATCTGCACGGCACCGGCCAGGTTCCCGAGGACAAGCTCGAGGCCATTCTGCCGCAGATCATCCGCCTGTCGCCGCGCGGCATTCGCGAGCATCTGCAGCTCAACAAGCCGATCTACGCCCGCACCTCGGCCTATGGCCATTTCGGCCGCACGCCGGACGAGGAAGGCGGCTTCTCCTGGGAGCGCACCGATCTCGTCGATGCGCTGAAGGCGCAGTTCTCCTGA
- a CDS encoding flavodoxin family protein produces the protein MTAKRLLILAHAPSPNTERLREAVLAGAREIAGVEIVMRAPLEATPEDALAADALILGTTENLGYMSGALKDFFDRSYYPCLERMQGRPYALYVRAGNDGAGARRSVETVATGLCWRAVQEPLIFRGPWREEFVEACRELGMAMAAGLEAGVF, from the coding sequence ATGACCGCCAAGCGCCTTCTCATCCTCGCCCATGCGCCTTCGCCCAATACGGAGCGTCTGCGGGAGGCCGTTCTCGCCGGGGCGCGCGAGATCGCCGGGGTCGAGATCGTGATGCGCGCGCCGCTGGAGGCGACGCCAGAGGATGCGCTCGCCGCCGATGCGCTCATTCTGGGAACGACGGAAAATCTCGGCTATATGAGCGGCGCGCTGAAGGATTTCTTCGACCGCAGCTATTATCCCTGTCTCGAGCGCATGCAGGGCCGGCCTTACGCGCTCTATGTTCGCGCCGGCAACGACGGCGCCGGCGCGCGGCGTAGCGTAGAGACGGTCGCAACCGGGCTGTGCTGGCGCGCCGTGCAGGAGCCGCTGATCTTTCGCGGGCCTTGGCGGGAGGAGTTCGTCGAGGCGTGCCGCGAGCTCGGCATGGCGATGGCCGCGGGGCTGGAGGCGGGGGTGTTTTGA
- the lnt gene encoding apolipoprotein N-acyltransferase: MAQQFLTRSFADGARKGPTLPQRIILAEGWTRRAIAFAAGAVGALALAPLDLAPAMLVTMCVSVWLLDGSASARGAGGLSYLAGSMRRAAGAGWWLGFGYFLAGLWWLGAAMLVEPDQFAWALPLAVIGAPAVLALFPALGFALARALWSGGSARIFALAAGLGASEFLRGHILTGFPWNDFGMALAAIPFLDQTAAIVGLHGLDILAVILFAAPATLVDGPRRLTPAVIVALVLAIGMAGYGALRLGAGKTEYVEGVKLRLMQPNLPQDAKFKPENGPAIVSRYLELSDRAVAPGRSGVADATHLIWPESAFPFILSRDPEALARIAATMRGAVLLTGAARAEEDARREDGKRRTKIFNSILAVQGGRIVAAYDKTHLVPFGEYLPFSKLLAPLNVSQLVPGTWDEGTGPRRLAAPGLPLAAPLVCYEAIFPGETVEPAGERPQWLLNVTNDGWFGMTSGPYQHFAQARLRSIEEGLPLARVANTGISAIVDPYGRVLHRLPLGVDGVIDARLPRATDAPPFAAHPFRWTSTLWFFTIIFALFGRFRGLAGSTSGRMGAR; encoded by the coding sequence ATGGCGCAACAATTTCTCACCCGATCCTTCGCCGATGGCGCGCGAAAGGGGCCGACGCTTCCGCAGCGCATCATCCTCGCCGAGGGCTGGACGCGCCGCGCCATCGCCTTTGCCGCGGGCGCCGTGGGCGCGCTGGCGCTGGCTCCCCTCGATCTCGCGCCCGCCATGCTCGTGACCATGTGCGTCTCGGTGTGGCTGCTCGACGGCTCGGCCTCCGCGCGCGGCGCCGGCGGCCTCTCCTATCTCGCCGGCTCCATGCGCCGCGCGGCGGGCGCCGGCTGGTGGCTCGGCTTCGGCTATTTTCTCGCGGGGCTGTGGTGGCTCGGCGCGGCCATGCTGGTCGAGCCGGACCAGTTCGCCTGGGCGCTGCCGCTGGCCGTCATCGGCGCGCCGGCCGTCCTCGCGCTGTTTCCCGCGCTGGGCTTCGCGCTCGCGCGGGCGTTGTGGTCGGGCGGCTCGGCGCGCATTTTCGCGCTCGCGGCCGGGCTCGGGGCCTCGGAGTTTCTGCGCGGCCACATCCTCACCGGCTTTCCCTGGAACGATTTCGGCATGGCGCTCGCCGCCATTCCCTTTCTCGATCAGACCGCCGCGATCGTCGGCCTGCATGGGCTGGATATTCTCGCCGTCATTCTGTTCGCCGCGCCGGCGACGCTCGTCGACGGCCCGCGCCGCCTGACGCCGGCCGTCATCGTCGCGCTCGTCCTCGCCATCGGCATGGCAGGCTATGGCGCGCTGCGGCTCGGCGCCGGCAAGACGGAATATGTCGAGGGCGTCAAATTGCGGCTGATGCAGCCTAATCTCCCGCAGGACGCGAAATTCAAGCCCGAGAACGGCCCGGCGATCGTGAGCCGCTATCTCGAGCTCTCCGATCGCGCCGTCGCGCCCGGCCGCTCCGGCGTCGCCGACGCGACGCATCTGATCTGGCCGGAATCGGCCTTCCCCTTCATCCTGTCGCGCGATCCGGAGGCGCTCGCGCGCATCGCCGCGACCATGCGCGGGGCCGTGCTGCTGACCGGCGCGGCGCGCGCGGAGGAGGATGCGCGGCGCGAGGACGGCAAGCGGCGCACCAAGATCTTCAATTCGATCCTCGCCGTTCAGGGCGGCCGCATCGTCGCCGCCTACGACAAGACGCATCTCGTGCCCTTCGGCGAATATCTGCCATTCTCCAAGCTGCTCGCGCCGCTCAACGTCTCGCAGCTGGTTCCCGGAACATGGGACGAAGGAACCGGGCCGCGACGGCTCGCCGCGCCGGGATTGCCGCTCGCCGCGCCGCTCGTCTGCTATGAGGCGATCTTCCCCGGAGAGACGGTCGAGCCCGCCGGCGAGCGGCCGCAATGGCTGCTGAATGTGACCAATGACGGCTGGTTCGGCATGACCAGCGGACCCTATCAGCATTTCGCCCAGGCGCGTCTGCGCAGCATTGAGGAAGGGCTGCCGCTGGCGCGCGTCGCCAACACCGGCATCTCCGCGATCGTCGACCCTTATGGCCGCGTTCTCCACCGGCTGCCGCTCGGCGTCGATGGCGTCATCGATGCGCGCCTGCCGCGCGCGACCGATGCGCCGCCCTTTGCCGCCCATCCTTTTCGCTGGACTTCAACGCTTTGGTTCTTCACAATAATTTTCGCCCTGTTCGGACGCTTTCGCGGCCTCGCGGGTTCGACTTCCGGTCGCATGGGCGCGCGATGA
- a CDS encoding DUF350 domain-containing protein, whose translation MPADLASGLLSFAAYFLGAIAYCAAFCVVYTRLTPHCEFDLIVEEHNASAAIAFGGSLIGFAIALAGAVHNTQSALEFIIWGFVAFATQIIAFLLARLAHPGLSQAIEQNAVAAAVWLGAVSISAGVLSAACMSP comes from the coding sequence TTGCCAGCAGATCTCGCATCCGGCCTTCTGTCCTTTGCGGCTTATTTTCTCGGGGCCATCGCCTATTGCGCCGCATTCTGCGTCGTCTACACGCGCTTGACGCCGCATTGCGAGTTCGACCTGATCGTCGAGGAGCACAACGCCTCCGCCGCCATCGCCTTCGGCGGCAGCCTCATCGGCTTCGCCATCGCGCTCGCGGGCGCTGTGCATAATACGCAATCGGCGCTCGAATTCATCATTTGGGGCTTTGTCGCTTTCGCCACGCAGATCATCGCTTTTCTTCTCGCGCGGCTCGCGCATCCGGGCCTTTCGCAGGCGATCGAGCAGAACGCCGTCGCCGCGGCGGTATGGCTCGGCGCCGTTTCCATTTCTGCCGGCGTGCTCAGCGCCGCCTGCATGAGTCCGTGA